The following proteins are encoded in a genomic region of Chryseobacterium cucumeris:
- a CDS encoding SusC/RagA family TonB-linked outer membrane protein: protein MKKTLILLPLLAANIAMAQQKKTITGKIEDGNTSQVITGASIKIETQSVSTKTELEGIIESVSVGTVTDKDGKFILEIPADTKTVLVSYPGYESRVIQLNEGQTNYTIRLTSEVSEKNKIQEVIITGYQKIEKRKQTSAVSTVKMDNISQAGVASVDQMLAGQIAGVAVTPETGAPGSPAKIRIRGTASLSGPQDPLWVIDGLPLEGNDVPNFTDKDNIDQLQNFSIAGLNPNDIEDITILKDAAATAIYGARAANGVISITTKKGKKGSLKLNFSADTFVTSRPDFDKLNLLNASEKVDLELMLAKRADLTYRADKGEVMRILTQNNQLDAFRNGGFDALNSFTRQQINGLRNNNTDWGKLLYRNAINKQYGLSVSGGSDRADYYFSLGYYDEEGTTIGTGFKRYNLTLKNNYKLSDKLNAGISIFGTQSERTSFVTDADASINPVNYSRNANPYMKPFNADGSYNYDRDMDGFEDRYIPFNFLEERENTNYSLKNNSLKAILDLEYKASKSLRFTSQLGLQYDANKTEKFAAENTYFTRKMKENTRYYKDGKYNYFLPAGAVKQNWDNDFFQYNWKLQAAYSTKINKHEIDLMAGTEIRKTEDNTTITRAFGYDPSTRRATAIVFPNSSFAADKRYETYREAAPIENAYASMFATASYTYDQKYTFFGSVRYDGTNLFGVNKKYKYLPIWAVSGSWLVTKEDFMKNISAVSNLRLRASYGLQGNIDRNTSPFFIGEYNDATILPGGKESIINVLSPPNDKLRWEKTTNTNLGLDLGLFNNRVSLTADVYSRKGTDMISMKETPLETGFEYTMMNWGSLTNKGFELAISTRNINHDNFKWTTTINFAHNKSRVLSEQPRDNALLPSREGLPVNAVFALKTAGMDEQGNPLFWKGDQKVSAAEFFKLYDVYADFLPGQLVDTKLSNAELRSLFTYVGDRDPKFTGGIINTFKVSNFDLTISATFNLKQTVMRTPSYRGMELDRGRNYTRDIYEAGGSLPGITSPDMEANPDGWMANKWFTGNRSNAYSLLDVWAKEISYIRISSIRLGYTLPKEFTNPMGISSLRLSVEGRNLFVFSNGYKGYFDPETYGNIYAQPITKSVTVGFNVSF from the coding sequence ATGAAAAAAACTCTAATACTTTTACCTCTTTTGGCTGCTAATATAGCAATGGCCCAGCAAAAGAAAACCATCACCGGGAAAATAGAAGACGGAAATACGTCTCAGGTTATCACCGGTGCGTCTATAAAAATCGAGACCCAATCGGTCTCTACAAAAACAGAGTTGGAAGGAATTATCGAAAGTGTATCAGTAGGTACGGTAACCGATAAGGACGGAAAATTTATATTGGAAATCCCTGCTGATACAAAAACGGTATTGGTAAGTTATCCTGGGTATGAATCCAGAGTCATTCAGCTGAATGAAGGACAGACTAATTATACTATCAGACTGACTTCTGAGGTTTCAGAAAAAAATAAAATCCAGGAAGTTATTATCACAGGGTATCAGAAAATTGAAAAGCGTAAGCAGACTTCAGCGGTTTCTACCGTTAAAATGGACAACATCAGCCAGGCTGGTGTTGCCAGTGTAGACCAGATGCTGGCAGGGCAGATTGCCGGTGTGGCAGTAACTCCTGAAACGGGAGCTCCGGGAAGTCCGGCGAAGATCAGAATCAGAGGGACAGCTTCCCTTTCCGGTCCCCAGGATCCGCTATGGGTCATTGACGGTCTTCCGTTAGAAGGAAATGATGTTCCGAATTTTACGGATAAAGACAATATTGATCAGCTCCAGAACTTCTCTATCGCAGGCTTAAACCCTAACGATATTGAAGATATTACCATCCTTAAAGATGCAGCGGCAACAGCTATTTATGGAGCAAGAGCAGCCAACGGAGTTATCTCTATCACCACCAAAAAAGGAAAGAAAGGAAGTCTGAAACTGAACTTCTCAGCAGACACTTTCGTTACCTCTCGTCCTGATTTTGATAAATTAAATCTTTTAAATGCTTCTGAAAAAGTAGACCTGGAACTGATGCTTGCCAAGCGTGCAGATCTTACGTACCGTGCCGATAAAGGAGAAGTAATGAGAATCCTGACGCAGAATAACCAGCTTGATGCTTTCAGAAACGGAGGGTTTGATGCTTTGAACTCATTCACACGCCAACAAATTAACGGTTTAAGAAATAACAATACAGACTGGGGCAAACTGTTATACAGAAATGCCATCAACAAACAATACGGATTAAGTGTTTCAGGAGGAAGTGATCGCGCAGATTACTATTTCTCCCTGGGATATTATGATGAAGAAGGAACAACTATCGGTACAGGTTTTAAGCGTTATAACCTGACTTTGAAAAACAATTATAAACTAAGCGATAAGTTAAATGCAGGAATCTCTATTTTCGGAACGCAGAGCGAACGTACATCTTTTGTAACAGATGCTGATGCTTCAATCAACCCCGTGAATTATTCAAGAAATGCCAATCCTTACATGAAGCCTTTCAATGCGGATGGAAGCTACAATTATGATAGAGATATGGATGGTTTTGAAGATCGTTATATTCCTTTCAACTTCCTTGAAGAACGAGAGAATACCAACTATTCACTGAAAAATAACTCTTTGAAAGCAATTTTAGATTTAGAATATAAAGCTTCAAAAAGTTTAAGATTTACTTCTCAGTTGGGACTGCAGTATGATGCTAATAAAACAGAGAAATTTGCAGCGGAGAATACCTATTTTACCAGAAAAATGAAAGAAAATACCCGTTACTACAAAGACGGTAAATACAATTACTTTCTGCCGGCTGGTGCGGTAAAACAAAACTGGGATAATGATTTCTTCCAGTACAACTGGAAATTACAGGCGGCATATAGCACGAAGATCAATAAACATGAAATTGATTTGATGGCAGGAACAGAAATCCGTAAAACAGAAGATAACACAACCATCACGAGGGCTTTCGGATACGATCCTTCAACAAGAAGAGCCACAGCAATCGTTTTCCCGAATTCAAGTTTTGCAGCTGATAAAAGATATGAAACCTACCGTGAAGCAGCTCCTATCGAGAATGCCTATGCATCTATGTTTGCTACAGCTTCTTATACGTATGATCAGAAATATACATTCTTTGGAAGTGTGAGATATGACGGTACTAACCTGTTTGGAGTTAACAAAAAGTATAAATACCTTCCGATATGGGCCGTTTCAGGATCATGGCTGGTAACGAAGGAAGACTTTATGAAAAATATTTCTGCTGTATCCAACCTTAGATTGAGAGCATCTTACGGTCTTCAGGGAAATATCGACAGAAACACCTCACCATTCTTTATCGGTGAATATAATGATGCCACCATTCTTCCGGGAGGAAAAGAATCCATTATCAATGTTCTCAGCCCTCCTAACGATAAACTGAGATGGGAAAAAACAACCAATACCAACTTAGGTCTTGATTTGGGATTGTTCAATAATCGTGTAAGCCTTACCGCTGATGTCTACAGCAGAAAAGGTACGGATATGATCAGTATGAAAGAAACTCCTTTGGAAACAGGATTCGAATATACGATGATGAACTGGGGAAGCCTGACCAACAAAGGTTTTGAACTGGCGATATCTACCAGAAACATCAATCATGATAATTTCAAATGGACGACTACCATTAACTTTGCACATAACAAGAGCAGAGTATTGAGTGAGCAGCCGCGTGATAATGCATTGCTTCCATCAAGAGAAGGACTTCCGGTAAATGCTGTTTTTGCTTTGAAAACAGCAGGAATGGATGAACAGGGAAACCCATTATTCTGGAAAGGAGATCAGAAGGTTTCAGCAGCAGAATTCTTTAAGTTATATGATGTGTATGCAGATTTCCTGCCAGGGCAGCTTGTTGATACCAAACTTTCAAATGCTGAGCTGAGAAGCCTGTTTACTTATGTAGGAGACAGAGATCCGAAATTTACCGGAGGGATTATCAACACCTTTAAAGTAAGTAATTTTGACCTTACCATCTCTGCAACATTCAACCTGAAGCAGACAGTAATGAGAACTCCTTCTTACCGAGGTATGGAGTTAGACAGAGGAAGAAACTACACAAGAGATATTTATGAAGCTGGAGGTTCGCTTCCGGGAATTACAAGTCCTGATATGGAAGCTAACCCGGACGGATGGATGGCCAATAAATGGTTTACAGGAAACCGTTCCAATGCCTACAGCTTACTGGATGTATGGGCAAAAGAAATCAGCTATATCAGAATCAGTAGCATCCGTTTAGGGTACACACTTCCTAAAGAATTTACAAATCCTATGGGGATTTCGAGCCTGAGACTGAGCGTTGAAGGACGTAACCTGTTTGTATTCAGCAACGGATACAAAGGATATTTCGATCCGGAAACGTATGGTAATATTTATGCACAGCCTATCACCAAGTCGGTGACCGTAGGATTTAATGTTTCTTTTTAA
- a CDS encoding RagB/SusD family nutrient uptake outer membrane protein translates to MRKITAIIALAAISFINIGCDRFLDIQPEGKVIPTTTEDYRKVLTSAYSKYPVHKSLVALRTDEVNIDDNSTDFISYREIAMWKDANNDQASTEFPWVSFYSVNFYLNQIINEGSKTMQDSPEKNQILAEAYALRAYLYFDMVNLYGKPYNSATASTDRGVPISLEIDLEQVLKPSSVQEVYNQVHADLKKAEDLMIEQKQPLGVNYRFSKTALLAFEARAALYEGDWNKALNYAGQVLAVKGDLSNLNTVNTPPNHYASPESIMALDNTWDNSIKNLSFASPELISSYNSTADKRFGMYFEKNGSKYKVTKGGSLEFKVSFRTAEQYFIKSEALLKLNKLAEAKETLLKVLKNRYTPEGYTSVQNAVNTMDSAAFMTFILDERFREFALEGQRWFDLRRANQKKISHTISGNEYILQQNDPRYTIEYPMSAKKNNPNL, encoded by the coding sequence ATGAGAAAAATTACAGCAATCATAGCTCTTGCAGCAATCAGCTTTATCAATATCGGATGCGACAGGTTTTTAGATATTCAGCCGGAAGGAAAAGTGATTCCTACGACTACTGAAGACTATAGAAAAGTCCTTACATCTGCGTATTCAAAATATCCTGTTCACAAATCACTGGTGGCACTTCGTACCGATGAGGTGAATATCGATGATAATTCAACAGATTTTATTTCCTATCGTGAAATTGCGATGTGGAAAGACGCTAATAATGATCAGGCATCTACGGAATTTCCATGGGTAAGCTTTTATTCCGTGAACTTTTATCTGAATCAGATTATCAATGAAGGAAGCAAAACCATGCAGGATTCTCCTGAAAAGAATCAGATTTTAGCAGAGGCGTATGCTCTTCGTGCTTACCTGTATTTTGATATGGTGAATTTATATGGTAAACCGTATAATAGTGCTACAGCTTCTACCGACAGAGGAGTTCCGATCAGTCTTGAAATCGATCTTGAGCAGGTATTGAAGCCATCATCAGTACAGGAGGTGTACAATCAGGTTCATGCAGATCTTAAAAAAGCTGAGGATTTGATGATTGAGCAGAAGCAGCCGCTGGGAGTTAATTACAGGTTCTCAAAAACAGCATTGCTGGCTTTTGAAGCAAGAGCAGCGCTATATGAAGGAGACTGGAACAAGGCTTTAAACTATGCAGGTCAGGTATTGGCAGTAAAAGGAGATCTGAGCAATTTAAATACGGTAAACACACCACCTAACCATTATGCTTCCCCGGAGTCGATCATGGCTTTGGATAATACATGGGATAATTCAATCAAAAATTTATCTTTTGCATCTCCGGAACTGATTTCTTCATACAATTCCACGGCAGATAAAAGGTTTGGCATGTATTTTGAAAAAAATGGTAGTAAGTATAAAGTCACCAAAGGAGGAAGTTTAGAATTCAAAGTGTCTTTCAGAACAGCGGAGCAGTACTTTATCAAGTCTGAAGCATTATTAAAGCTGAATAAACTGGCTGAAGCTAAAGAAACATTACTGAAAGTATTAAAAAACAGATATACGCCGGAGGGATATACTTCAGTACAAAATGCAGTAAACACAATGGATTCTGCTGCGTTTATGACATTTATTCTGGATGAGAGATTCAGAGAATTTGCTTTGGAAGGCCAAAGATGGTTCGACTTAAGAAGAGCAAATCAGAAAAAAATAAGCCATACTATTAGTGGCAACGAGTATATTCTTCAGCAGAATGATCCGCGATATACCATTGAATATCCAATGAGTGCGAAGAAGAATAACCCTAATTTATAA
- a CDS encoding LytR/AlgR family response regulator transcription factor — protein MKIAIIEDELLAVNYLKNLLDTQSIVPVTETVILRSKKQAIDFFEKDSADLIFMDIHLGDGMSLEIFEQIELFTPIIFITAFDEYAMRVFRHFTIDYLLKPFEEEDLHKALQKFISIRNNFDPEPVLKSMSSLRQAEDEVMKRFMVREGNKLKSIDEHNTAYFFASGKYLFLTTKDHQTYIYDDTIKDIIQKLNPEIFFKINRKFIINKDAVSEIIKHSSQKVELRLSPEPEVNTEIFISKMQITECLNWLNS, from the coding sequence ATGAAAATTGCCATTATAGAAGATGAACTGCTGGCTGTGAATTATCTGAAAAATCTTTTGGATACACAGAGCATAGTCCCTGTTACAGAGACTGTTATTCTTCGTTCCAAAAAACAGGCAATCGATTTCTTTGAAAAAGATTCGGCAGATCTTATTTTTATGGATATTCATCTTGGGGATGGAATGAGTCTGGAAATTTTCGAACAGATAGAACTTTTTACCCCGATTATTTTCATTACTGCATTTGATGAATATGCCATGAGGGTTTTCAGACATTTTACCATTGATTATCTTCTGAAGCCCTTTGAAGAAGAGGATCTCCATAAAGCTTTACAAAAATTTATTTCTATAAGAAACAATTTTGATCCTGAACCGGTTCTTAAATCTATGTCCTCATTACGACAGGCAGAAGATGAGGTGATGAAACGTTTCATGGTAAGAGAAGGAAATAAACTAAAATCAATAGACGAGCATAACACTGCCTACTTTTTTGCCTCCGGGAAATACCTTTTCCTGACCACAAAAGATCATCAGACCTATATTTATGATGATACCATTAAAGATATTATTCAGAAACTGAACCCTGAAATTTTCTTTAAGATCAACAGGAAATTTATCATTAATAAAGACGCGGTTTCCGAAATTATCAAGCATTCCAGCCAGAAAGTAGAGCTTAGGCTTTCACCGGAACCGGAAGTGAATACTGAAATTTTTATCAGTAAAATGCAGATTACTGAATGCCTGAACTGGCTGAACAGTTGA
- the tssD gene encoding type VI secretion system tube protein TssD produces MAERNSRGILKFNNGEGQKLLKLNYSVSRSTDVSGRVASDPSNALIKITVEATEKSDILESLLNGKYKPTVGEITFNKSHEEGTLTTLKWNNGYVIQHEVDFDAVDDNSMYISFVVSAEQIDLGNSSYFGAWPS; encoded by the coding sequence ATGGCAGAAAGAAATTCAAGAGGAATTTTAAAATTCAACAACGGTGAAGGGCAAAAACTGTTAAAGCTTAACTACAGTGTATCAAGATCTACGGACGTTTCAGGGCGTGTGGCATCAGATCCTTCCAATGCTCTTATCAAAATCACAGTAGAAGCTACTGAAAAATCAGACATCCTGGAAAGTTTACTGAACGGAAAATATAAGCCTACAGTAGGAGAGATTACTTTCAACAAATCTCACGAAGAAGGAACATTAACAACATTGAAGTGGAACAACGGTTATGTAATCCAGCATGAAGTAGATTTCGATGCTGTGGATGACAACAGTATGTATATCAGTTTTGTGGTAAGTGCAGAACAGATCGATCTGGGGAATTCATCATACTTCGGAGCATGGCCTTCTTAA
- a CDS encoding type VI secretion system Vgr family protein, with protein MNKNISNSDKISENHIPGINRVVKLDIVIEGKIIKHFKHFHLQQSARRHHNFELILAHDSLGEAQNHTLEQARQFLGKRITIVFKYKDYESESPERTFVGVITKAAFSQEKMSLGNIVLRGQSPTILMDAAPHTQSFGGDQAVNTGIIANKILKEALGSEKFDFRVDTQNKSYINYSSQYNETHYNYLARTAEAYGEQFYYDGEVLHFGKLPPSEKPIRLVYGSNATDVQVELNAVHTNPEFFGYNSSSHTKMEGSENNIRHLGEIPSKAYELNNNIFKTRSLSPAPINANMFVDVSDSQKSAAGSAAVEVFTVSGNTTVPFLYPGCLADMEMRKPDTSQTSYFTKLTITEVSHEVNARGYYTGSFEAIAEGTGFMPKPDFKQPKAEPQVATVISNTDPLNQGRIQVRFDWQQHPDTTHFIRMMSPDAGGTDMVTQNRGFVAVPEVGDQVMVGFEYHHPDFPFAMGGMFHGQVALGGSINNHLKSIQTRSGNKVIFNDQEGSIFIEDPSGNTYLMDGKGNIVVNAPKNITFTAGENVQINAGKNIIASAQRNVNIMAGEDITETANDDYNLTASNIIETAEAGRKSTAKNITENMESGSYISTKDAINVESAREVLINSGKQVKMQ; from the coding sequence ATGAATAAAAATATCTCGAATTCAGATAAGATTTCTGAGAATCATATTCCCGGAATCAACCGTGTGGTGAAACTGGATATTGTGATTGAAGGCAAAATTATCAAACACTTCAAACATTTCCATCTGCAGCAAAGTGCCAGAAGACACCACAATTTTGAGCTGATCTTAGCTCATGATTCTCTCGGGGAAGCTCAAAACCATACCCTGGAACAGGCACGCCAGTTTTTGGGAAAACGAATCACCATTGTTTTCAAATACAAAGATTACGAAAGTGAAAGCCCGGAAAGAACTTTTGTAGGAGTTATCACCAAAGCTGCATTCAGCCAGGAAAAAATGAGCCTTGGAAATATTGTGCTGAGAGGCCAGAGTCCTACCATATTGATGGATGCAGCTCCCCATACTCAAAGTTTTGGAGGTGATCAGGCTGTGAATACAGGAATTATTGCCAACAAAATACTTAAAGAAGCCCTGGGATCAGAGAAATTTGATTTCAGAGTAGATACACAGAATAAAAGCTATATCAATTATAGCTCACAATATAATGAAACCCATTATAACTATCTTGCAAGAACAGCCGAAGCCTACGGAGAGCAGTTCTACTACGATGGCGAGGTGCTTCATTTCGGCAAACTTCCCCCTTCAGAAAAACCGATCCGGCTTGTATACGGAAGCAACGCAACAGATGTGCAGGTAGAACTCAATGCAGTTCATACCAATCCTGAATTTTTCGGTTATAACAGCAGCAGCCATACCAAAATGGAAGGCTCTGAAAATAATATCAGACATTTGGGCGAAATACCCTCCAAAGCATATGAACTGAACAATAATATCTTTAAAACCCGTTCACTTTCTCCGGCTCCCATTAATGCCAATATGTTTGTGGATGTAAGCGATTCTCAGAAAAGTGCTGCAGGCAGTGCTGCTGTAGAAGTATTTACGGTTTCAGGAAATACAACTGTTCCGTTTTTATATCCGGGATGCCTTGCAGATATGGAAATGCGGAAACCGGATACCAGCCAGACTTCCTATTTTACAAAACTTACAATTACCGAAGTCTCACACGAAGTCAATGCCAGAGGATATTATACAGGAAGTTTTGAAGCTATTGCTGAAGGCACTGGCTTTATGCCAAAACCGGATTTTAAACAGCCTAAAGCCGAGCCGCAGGTGGCTACCGTTATTTCCAATACAGATCCGCTTAATCAGGGAAGAATACAGGTGAGATTCGACTGGCAGCAACATCCTGATACCACTCATTTTATCAGAATGATGAGCCCCGATGCAGGAGGAACAGATATGGTCACTCAAAACAGAGGTTTTGTTGCTGTGCCGGAAGTAGGAGATCAGGTAATGGTAGGTTTTGAATACCATCATCCCGATTTTCCGTTTGCGATGGGAGGAATGTTCCACGGACAGGTTGCATTGGGAGGAAGCATCAATAATCATCTTAAATCGATTCAGACCAGAAGTGGTAATAAAGTGATCTTTAACGATCAGGAAGGAAGCATCTTTATTGAAGATCCAAGTGGTAATACTTATCTCATGGATGGAAAAGGAAATATTGTGGTGAATGCTCCAAAAAATATCACCTTCACAGCCGGGGAAAATGTGCAGATCAATGCAGGTAAAAATATCATTGCTTCTGCTCAGAGGAATGTCAATATTATGGCTGGGGAAGATATCACGGAAACGGCTAATGATGATTATAATCTGACAGCAAGCAATATTATTGAAACCGCAGAAGCTGGCAGAAAATCTACAGCCAAAAATATTACAGAAAATATGGAATCCGGCTCTTACATCAGTACAAAAGATGCCATTAATGTTGAAAGTGCCAGGGAAGTGCTTATCAATAGCGGTAAACAGGTAAAAATGCAGTAA